The Pleuronectes platessa chromosome 10, fPlePla1.1, whole genome shotgun sequence genome contains a region encoding:
- the gsdmeb gene encoding gasdermin Eb, producing the protein MFATATRNFVEEVDNGGLLIPVSSLNDTIELLTVVVKRKRFWFWQKPKYLPTDFNLNDILAGDVLLQPVTIEIDFIKFNGTYGDNKQGAVDANFSHSGVSLHAKDSSKLQSSFDSLKKDEVNVQELLQGSKSRVLDMSHCLILQTKEKHRRVLGIVKERIVTTKPCSVIEEVQQGGECGGSLTSCGPKCSKVSLKENGKLSKDSNVTMEIPTHTTIAYALIELEIKQDGCYELCLMSDTKGGFEVDGQAHTRLCGASGADLHASENSRLQQDLEKLRDYFQLLSTLPASKRSSLLQQLTQVMQDQVAVRALQDVLDQMCPDKSSVPGDVMTTESQTQNVQAILDLVEQCGEAESAQTGQATSLLTALHLISSALDEMTNECRAVLGMCCSHSVLNTLELLVQCASGSGELSLSSTHLTALTEDVYEKTAHLFASSNMRLKRDGDTVWTEIIQESGNLPLVLCIAVRGLTSLTLGV; encoded by the exons ATGTTTGCCACAGCCACCAGGAACTTCGTGGAGGAGGTGGATAACGGGGGTTTACTGATCCCTGTGTCCAGCCTCAATGACACCATTGAGCTGCTCACTGTGGTGGTGAAGCGTAAACGGTTCTGGTTCTGGCAGAAGCCCAAGTATCTCCCCACTGACTTTAACCTGAATGACATCCTGGCAGGAGACGTCCTCCTGCAGCCAG TGACCATAGAGATAGACTTCATCAAGTTCAACGGGACGTACGGGGACAACAAACAGGGAGCTGTGGACGCCAACTTCAGCCACTCCGGCGTGAGCCTGCACGCCAAAGACTCGTCCAAACTGCAGTCATCCTTCGACAGTTTGAAAAAAGATGAAGTGAAtgtgcaggagctgctgcagggatCCAAAAGCAG GGTCCTGGACATGTCCCACTGTCTGATCCTGCAGACCAAGGAGAAGCACAGGCGGGTGCTGGGGATCGTGAAGGAGCGCATTGTGACCACGAAGCCCTGTTCGGTCATAGAGGAGGTGCAGCAGGGCGGAGAGTGTGGAGGGAGCCTCACCTCCTGTGGGCCCAAGTGCTCCAAG GTTTCACTGAAAGAGAACGGGAAGCTGAGTAAAGACAGTAATGTTACCATGGAGATTCCCACCCATACCACCATTGCCTATGCCCTCATAGAACTAGAGATCAAACAGGATGGATGCTATG AGCTGTGTCTGATGTCAGACACCAAAGGAGGTTTTGAAGTAGACGGCCAGGCTCACACACGACTGTGTGGCGCCTCCGGAGCTGATCTGCACGCTTCTGAGAATAGCCGCCTTCAACAAG ATCTGGAGAAGCTTCGTGATTACTTCCAGCTGCTGTCGACTCTCCCTGCCTCCAAGCGGTCCTCTCTGCTCCAGCAACTCACTCAAGTTATGCAGGACCAAGTAGCCGTCCGTGCACTTCAGGATGTG CTGGACCAGATGTGCCCGGATAAGAGCTCTGTCCCGGGTGATGTTATGACGACAGAGAGCCAAACACAGAACGTCCAGGCAATTCTGGACCTCGTGGAGCAGTGTGGTGAAGCAGAGTCAGCTCAGACAGGCCAGGCCACATCACTCCTCACAGCACTCCACCTCATTAGCAGCGCCTTGGACG AGATGACCAATGAGTGTCGTGCCGTCTTGGGAATGTGCTGCAGCCACTCAGTGTTAAACACGTTGGAGCTGTTG GTGCAGTGTGCGTCAGGAAGTGGAGAGCTGTCGCTGAGCAGCACTCACCTGACTGCACTGACAGAGGACGTGTATGAAAAGACGGCACATCTGTTCGCCTCCTCCAACATGCGCCTGAAGAGAGACGGGGACACTGTGTGGACAGAAATAATCCAGGAGTCGGGGAACCTTCCTCTGGTCCTGTGCATCGCTGTCAGAGGTCTGACCTCATTAACCCTCGGAGTATGA